In Nitrospirota bacterium, one genomic interval encodes:
- a CDS encoding PilZ domain-containing protein codes for MDLNVGEQIFFRIAKDGFRYSGSIVSVNNAGVVIRANDEVTCDVRKGDQLIISAPESDFYTEVMTRDKTMFSVKRLWCDRREFFRIDDVFPVDCRKVTDAGAPKKPKLVAGFGSETGTLELPEDAVHPKLWNMLVDINTKLGIILERLDLHREGFAQIENRRVNLSATGLKVITPEKAEVGDNVEIKMLLPTYPPIGILAFGRVVRAVKADNDEFELALHFDEMDEDIRDEIIQYTLKRQRELIRSQRQKEK; via the coding sequence TTGGATCTTAATGTCGGTGAGCAGATCTTTTTCCGGATAGCAAAAGACGGATTCCGGTACAGCGGCTCTATCGTGTCAGTCAATAACGCCGGTGTCGTGATCAGGGCCAACGACGAGGTGACCTGCGATGTGCGCAAGGGAGACCAGCTTATTATTTCTGCTCCTGAATCGGATTTTTATACGGAGGTCATGACCAGGGACAAGACCATGTTCAGCGTCAAGAGGCTCTGGTGTGACAGACGTGAATTTTTCAGAATCGACGATGTCTTCCCTGTTGACTGCAGGAAAGTTACGGATGCAGGCGCACCGAAGAAGCCTAAGCTGGTGGCAGGATTCGGCTCTGAGACCGGGACGCTCGAACTGCCGGAAGATGCCGTGCACCCCAAGCTCTGGAACATGCTGGTTGACATTAATACCAAGCTTGGGATAATCCTCGAGCGGCTGGATCTGCATAGAGAGGGATTTGCCCAGATCGAAAACAGACGGGTGAATCTGAGTGCAACCGGGCTGAAGGTGATTACACCAGAGAAGGCTGAGGTCGGCGACAACGTTGAAATAAAGATGCTTCTCCCTACCTATCCACCCATAGGGATACTTGCGTTTGGCCGCGTGGTGAGGGCCGTTAAGGCGGACAATGACGAATTTGAACTGGCGCTTCATTTTGATGAAATGGATGAGGATATCCGTGATGAGATTATTCAATATACGCTGAAGCGCCAGAGAGAGCTTATCCGGTCGCAAAGGCAAAAAGAGAAATAA
- a CDS encoding flagellar motor protein yields MDRTSLIGIFLGIVAVIGGNYLEGGKISSILQPTAALIVFGGTLGATLLSSSTRDVLHAIMALKAVFYEKPVHPQQFIEDIIRYSDLVRKNGLVVLDREIPRIEDPYFKRVMMLAVDRMAAKTLKDTFDQENMTYEEEKRRVAKIFDTAGGFAPTIGILGAVLGLMQVMENLSDPSRLGAGIAVAFVATVYGVGSANLLLIPISKKLINRLNNEMALREMILEGVVGIQSGMNPHYLRERLAGFISEHQRKVQ; encoded by the coding sequence ATGGACCGCACGAGCCTTATAGGAATATTCCTTGGTATTGTTGCGGTCATCGGCGGTAATTATCTTGAGGGCGGCAAAATCAGTTCCATTCTGCAGCCTACCGCAGCCCTGATTGTCTTTGGCGGTACTCTCGGCGCTACACTCCTGAGTTCTTCTACCCGCGATGTGCTCCATGCGATTATGGCACTCAAAGCTGTCTTTTATGAGAAGCCGGTCCATCCGCAGCAATTCATCGAAGATATTATCCGGTACTCGGACCTTGTGCGGAAGAACGGCCTTGTTGTCCTTGATCGTGAGATACCCCGCATAGAAGATCCTTATTTCAAAAGGGTTATGATGCTTGCGGTTGATCGTATGGCTGCCAAGACTCTGAAAGATACGTTTGATCAGGAGAACATGACCTACGAAGAAGAGAAGAGACGGGTTGCCAAAATATTTGATACTGCGGGCGGGTTTGCGCCAACGATCGGCATCCTGGGCGCTGTGCTGGGTCTTATGCAGGTGATGGAGAACCTTTCAGATCCCTCCAGGCTTGGTGCCGGCATTGCCGTAGCTTTTGTGGCCACGGTGTATGGTGTCGGTTCTGCAAACCTCCTGCTGATTCCGATCTCAAAAAAGCTGATCAACAGGCTAAATAACGAAATGGCATTGCGTGAAATGATCCTTGAAGGCGTGGTTGGCATCCAGTCGGGCATGAATCCCCACTATCTGCGGGAGAGGCTGGCAGGTTTTATCTCTGAGCATCAGAGGAAGGTCCAATAA
- a CDS encoding OmpA family protein, which translates to MRKRRVEDHDNPDRWIVSYADFVTLLFAFFTTMYAISQVDSGKLRMFTGSMKSAFKTEDARTVKPVIEGIVPVAPETLSIEQELRSRVEPLPSKEDIEISHDERGIVLSIGDNVLFEAGKAGLMQDAHSTLGAVAAVLRKLPNKVVIEGHTDNIPIADSRGRFASNWDLSTARATTVLSYLLVTYNLPPERFAAAGYAEFKPKAANASPEGRAKNRRVDIIILSSGR; encoded by the coding sequence ATGAGGAAAAGACGCGTTGAGGATCACGACAATCCGGACCGCTGGATTGTCTCCTATGCCGATTTTGTAACCCTTCTTTTTGCCTTCTTCACAACCATGTATGCCATCAGTCAGGTGGATTCAGGAAAGCTCAGGATGTTCACCGGTTCCATGAAATCTGCCTTTAAAACGGAAGATGCCAGGACCGTGAAACCGGTCATAGAAGGGATCGTGCCGGTTGCCCCTGAGACGCTATCGATAGAACAGGAACTGAGGTCCCGGGTTGAGCCATTACCGTCAAAGGAAGATATTGAGATCAGCCATGACGAGCGCGGTATCGTCCTCTCGATCGGGGACAATGTTCTGTTTGAAGCCGGCAAGGCAGGTCTTATGCAGGATGCGCATTCAACGCTTGGCGCTGTCGCTGCAGTCCTGAGAAAACTGCCGAACAAGGTAGTCATTGAGGGGCATACGGACAATATTCCCATAGCCGATTCCCGCGGCCGCTTTGCCTCAAACTGGGACCTTTCGACGGCCCGGGCAACGACTGTTCTGAGTTATCTTCTGGTTACCTATAATCTGCCGCCCGAGCGGTTTGCGGCAGCAGGGTACGCTGAGTTCAAACCAAAGGCAGCCAATGCCAGTCCTGAGGGAAGGGCAAAGAACCGCAGAGTTGACATTATTATACTGAGCAGTGGCAGATAG
- a CDS encoding PAS domain S-box protein, with protein sequence MTEQVPSRIDSDFVEKIIRSQEHWQTTIDAVRDYIFVIGGDHIIRKANLSFAEKFQKHPREIIGLNVNELLCFEIPQPETLATGAESAENIISKEITIKESTFVLSVFPARYDEEMVYVYVMKDITELIDLKNKLYYTYNLASLGRLVSGVAHELNNPLTGILGYAELLGMKLQDEAVKKDLDKIYRSAERCKVIIDSLLCFSRQQATQRSLGYIHDIIDKTVELRAYWHRIQNMELIREYQENMPLAYLDTQQVQQVVLNILMNAEQAIAESGRNGRIVINVSYDKGKERIMVSISDNGIGIPKENMAKIFDPFYTTKPVNKGTGLGLSISYGIVLEHGGTIQVQSTVGEGTTFTIEFPLK encoded by the coding sequence ATGACTGAACAAGTCCCATCAAGGATAGACAGCGATTTTGTCGAGAAGATCATCAGGAGTCAGGAGCACTGGCAGACTACGATTGATGCGGTCAGGGACTATATCTTCGTGATCGGCGGTGACCATATTATCAGGAAGGCGAATCTCTCTTTTGCAGAAAAATTTCAGAAGCATCCGAGAGAGATCATAGGGCTCAATGTGAATGAACTCCTCTGTTTTGAGATCCCGCAGCCTGAGACGCTTGCGACAGGGGCTGAGTCTGCGGAGAATATCATATCAAAAGAGATCACCATAAAAGAGAGCACCTTTGTGCTCAGCGTCTTCCCGGCGCGCTATGATGAAGAGATGGTATATGTCTACGTGATGAAAGACATCACCGAACTGATTGACCTCAAAAATAAGCTTTACTACACCTACAATCTTGCGTCTCTTGGCAGACTGGTTTCGGGCGTTGCCCATGAGTTGAATAACCCGCTGACCGGAATTCTCGGATATGCCGAACTGCTCGGCATGAAGCTGCAGGATGAGGCAGTAAAGAAGGATCTTGATAAGATTTACCGGTCAGCCGAACGGTGCAAGGTGATTATCGACAGCCTGCTCTGTTTTTCGCGGCAGCAGGCAACGCAGAGAAGCCTTGGCTATATCCATGACATTATCGACAAGACGGTCGAGCTGAGGGCCTACTGGCACAGGATACAGAACATGGAGCTTATCAGGGAGTACCAGGAGAATATGCCCCTTGCCTATCTCGATACGCAGCAGGTCCAGCAGGTGGTTCTAAACATCCTCATGAACGCTGAACAGGCAATAGCGGAGAGCGGAAGAAACGGCAGGATCGTTATCAATGTTTCATATGACAAGGGAAAAGAGAGAATTATGGTAAGTATCTCTGACAATGGCATAGGTATTCCCAAAGAGAATATGGCGAAGATCTTTGACCCCTTCTATACTACCAAGCCGGTGAACAAGGGAACCGGACTGGGGCTCTCCATATCGTATGGCATAGTGCTTGAGCATGGTGGTACGATACAGGTGCAGAGCACCGTAGGAGAAGGGACAACATTTACCATAGAATTTCCATTAAAATAG
- the motA gene encoding flagellar motor stator protein MotA, which yields MFAGIGVALVLAAVIGGFLMEGGNLHVMIQPAEYVIIFGAALGAFFIASPGSIVPLVFKSVGSIFGSGAISKAQYLELLSLMNTIFSKIRKDGLISIEADIENPKKSPLFSKYKSVIANHHALDFICDNLKVMITTNMPPHELESLMDVDIGAHHHVEMIPSESITKVADALPGLGIVAAVLGVVLTMGKIDQPPSVLGHSIGAALVGTFLGVLACYGFVGPIATNLENQAKIKGVYFEVIKVSLVAFVGGAAPQMAVELGRRAISGQDRPSFLELEKGIRK from the coding sequence ATGTTTGCAGGTATAGGTGTAGCACTGGTTCTGGCGGCAGTCATAGGCGGCTTTCTTATGGAAGGAGGCAACCTGCATGTCATGATTCAGCCTGCCGAATATGTCATTATTTTTGGTGCGGCATTAGGGGCATTTTTTATTGCCTCTCCCGGCAGTATTGTTCCGCTGGTCTTCAAGAGTGTGGGTTCAATCTTTGGCTCCGGAGCAATATCAAAGGCCCAGTATCTTGAGCTGCTTTCATTGATGAATACCATATTTTCGAAGATTCGCAAAGACGGGCTCATATCGATCGAGGCTGACATCGAAAATCCGAAGAAGAGCCCTCTTTTCAGCAAATACAAGTCAGTAATCGCCAACCACCATGCCCTTGATTTCATCTGCGATAACCTGAAGGTGATGATCACGACGAACATGCCTCCCCATGAACTCGAAAGCCTCATGGACGTCGATATCGGCGCACATCATCATGTCGAGATGATACCGTCGGAGAGCATTACCAAGGTTGCGGATGCGCTTCCCGGATTAGGTATTGTTGCCGCTGTTCTGGGTGTTGTGCTTACCATGGGAAAGATTGATCAGCCGCCTTCGGTGCTGGGCCACAGCATTGGCGCGGCACTGGTCGGGACCTTTCTCGGCGTGCTTGCCTGTTACGGTTTTGTCGGGCCTATTGCGACGAACCTCGAAAACCAGGCAAAGATAAAGGGAGTCTATTTTGAAGTTATCAAGGTCTCGCTGGTGGCCTTTGTGGGCGGCGCTGCTCCCCAGATGGCAGTAGAGCTTGGCAGAAGGGCCATATCAGGGCAGGACCGCCCCAGCTTTCTGGAACTCGAAAAGGGTATCCGCAAATAA
- a CDS encoding OmpA family protein, producing MKAQKNIIIKRVKKGGHGGHHGGSWKVAYADFVTAMMAFFLLLWLLSMVSPEKRARVSTYFKSFNIFDKAGTSMMLDQPGGAVGDSGGSFGRMDKSMGKGATDDPQIYTPEKFKDKLRGVIESKLADVKDQVLVDVFEGGVRIQLTDKEGKLMFPLGGAELTPEAKRILKVITENFNDNENKIAIEGHTDALSYSSNRYTNWELSTERASIARKELEKNGLNPDRLSRVAGYAATDPLIKDNPNDPRNRRISIILLYPDQKKPAAVVSPDAISTQTPSPATGGR from the coding sequence ATGAAGGCCCAGAAAAATATCATCATCAAGAGGGTCAAGAAGGGTGGGCACGGCGGTCACCATGGCGGCAGCTGGAAGGTGGCGTATGCTGATTTCGTGACTGCGATGATGGCCTTCTTTCTGCTTCTGTGGCTTCTGAGCATGGTTTCACCCGAGAAGAGGGCAAGAGTCTCGACTTATTTCAAATCGTTCAATATCTTCGATAAGGCAGGAACTTCCATGATGCTTGACCAGCCAGGAGGTGCTGTTGGTGACTCAGGCGGCAGCTTTGGAAGGATGGATAAGTCTATGGGCAAAGGAGCTACCGATGATCCTCAGATCTATACTCCGGAAAAGTTCAAGGATAAGCTGAGGGGCGTAATAGAATCGAAGCTCGCTGATGTCAAGGATCAGGTGCTGGTCGATGTTTTTGAGGGTGGCGTGAGAATCCAGCTGACCGATAAGGAAGGAAAACTGATGTTCCCCCTGGGAGGAGCTGAACTGACGCCTGAGGCAAAGCGGATCTTGAAGGTGATAACAGAGAATTTTAATGATAATGAAAACAAAATAGCGATTGAGGGCCACACGGATGCTCTCAGCTATTCGTCAAACCGGTACACCAACTGGGAGCTGTCTACGGAACGGGCGTCTATTGCGCGGAAGGAACTTGAAAAAAATGGTTTAAATCCTGACAGACTGAGCAGAGTCGCGGGCTATGCCGCTACTGATCCGCTGATCAAGGACAATCCAAACGATCCCCGCAACCGGAGGATCAGTATAATTCTGCTTTATCCTGATCAAAAAAAGCCGGCAGCGGTTGTCAGCCCTGATGCGATTTCAACGCAGACGCCATCTCCGGCAACGGGTGGACGGTAG
- a CDS encoding tyrosine-type recombinase/integrase: MALYKHRQKWMYDFVKLGVRFRKGGFRTEEDAKIAEAEARKKIKGINTTFLKLMQSRLEELETRRTDSWFQENKRLLDKVNELWGQKKEITRQDVESFLNKVAEGFYENPQRKKRETKRYQYANSCLKMIRALFRHGIEREIWNDDPTERIKKFPVSKKRKYIPSIDDIKAVLSAAKPMDRLYLLIVIHTLGRISAVNHLKWEDVFPDYLLLKTRKARNSDLKEIRIPMNAVLRETLEQIPQGGEFVFMNKKTDKPYVYRSKLLKTVCENAGVKPFSFHAFRHFGASYLDSKGTPLTTIQQLLGHERATTTDYYLQSIRGSISDAIKLLEDLK, translated from the coding sequence GTGGCGTTATACAAACACCGCCAGAAATGGATGTACGACTTTGTGAAGTTGGGAGTGAGATTCCGCAAGGGAGGATTCAGAACGGAGGAGGATGCAAAGATAGCAGAGGCAGAAGCAAGAAAAAAAATAAAGGGGATAAATACGACCTTTTTAAAGCTCATGCAGAGCCGTCTCGAAGAACTGGAAACGAGGAGAACTGATAGCTGGTTCCAAGAAAACAAGCGTCTCCTTGATAAGGTAAACGAACTTTGGGGACAGAAAAAAGAAATAACACGTCAGGACGTTGAAAGTTTCTTGAACAAGGTTGCGGAGGGTTTTTATGAGAACCCTCAGAGAAAGAAACGGGAGACTAAACGCTACCAGTATGCAAATAGTTGTCTTAAAATGATTCGGGCTTTATTCCGCCACGGAATCGAAAGGGAAATCTGGAACGATGATCCGACGGAACGGATCAAGAAATTTCCTGTTTCAAAGAAGCGGAAGTATATCCCATCCATTGATGACATCAAAGCGGTACTGTCAGCAGCAAAACCAATGGATCGGCTGTATCTTTTGATCGTCATTCACACGCTGGGGAGGATATCCGCAGTCAATCACCTGAAATGGGAAGATGTTTTTCCCGACTATCTTCTCCTCAAGACAAGAAAAGCGAGAAACAGCGACTTAAAGGAAATCAGGATACCGATGAACGCAGTTCTCAGGGAAACTCTTGAACAAATACCTCAAGGGGGAGAGTTTGTTTTTATGAACAAGAAAACAGACAAGCCCTATGTTTATCGGAGCAAGTTGCTGAAGACTGTTTGTGAGAATGCCGGGGTTAAACCATTTTCGTTCCATGCATTCCGACACTTCGGAGCAAGTTACTTGGATAGCAAGGGAACGCCCTTGACGACTATCCAGCAGTTATTGGGGCATGAACGGGCCACCACAACCGATTATTACTTGCAAAGTATTAGAGGAAGCATTAGTGATGCAATTAAGCTCCTGGAGGATTTGAAGTGA